A single window of Cololabis saira isolate AMF1-May2022 chromosome 24, fColSai1.1, whole genome shotgun sequence DNA harbors:
- the LOC133425103 gene encoding protein NLRC3-like: protein MAIFIEERGLYQDKVFCFVHLSVQEFLAALHVHQTFVNSGINLLDEQTSSCALETTGDTVAESHFYQTAVDETSSCALGTTGDTVAESHFYQTAVDEALRSPNGHLDLLLRFLLGLSMQNNQCLLRGLLTPKERSQIGQNTADYLKRKITKNQSAEKSINLFHCLNEVNDRSLVEEIQRYLRSGSLSTDELSPAQWSALVFILLSSEKDLEVFDLKEYFASEEALLKLLPVVEASSKVLLSGCHLSERGCRALSSVLSSPSSVLRELDLSNNDLQDSGLKLLSEGLKSPACTLENLRLEFC, encoded by the exons atggcc ATCTTCATCGAGGAAAGAGGTTTGTACCAGGACAAGGTCTTCTGCTTCGTCCACCTGAGcgtccaggagtttctggcaGCTCTTCACGTCCATCAGACCTTCGTCAACTCTGGAATCAACTTGCTGGACGAACAGACAAGCTCTTGTGCTCTTGAGACGACGGGAGATACAGTTGCAGAGTCACACTTCTACCAGACCGCCGTAGACGAAACAAGCTCTTGTGCTCTTGGGACGACGGGAGATACAGTTGCAGAGTCACACTTCTACCAGACCGCCGTAGACGAGGCCTTGCGGAGTCCCAACGGACATCTGGACCTGTTactccgcttcctcctgggtctttcgATGCAGAACAACCAGTGTCTCCTTCGAGGTCTGCTGACTCCAAAAGAGAGATCACAGATCGGCCAGAATACGGCGGACTACTTGAAGAGGAAGATCACAAAGAACCAGTCCGCAGAgaaaagcatcaacctgttccactgccTGAACGAAGTGAACGATCGATCTCTGGTGGAGGAGATCCAGCGGTACCTGAGGTCGGGAAGTCTCTCCACAGATGAACtttctcctgctcagtggtcggctctggtcttcatcttactaTCGTCAGAGaaagatctggaggtgtttgacctgaaggaATACTTTGCCTCGGAGGAGGCTCTGCTGAAGCTGCTGCCGGTGGTGGAAGCCTCCAGCAAAGTCCT ACTGAGCGGCTGCCATCTCTCTGAGAGAGGCTGCAGAGCTCTGTCCTCCGTCCTCAGCTCCCCGTCCTCCGTCCTGagagaactggacctgagcaacaacgacctgcaggattctggactgaagCTGCTGAGTGAAGGACTGAAGAGTCCGGCCTGCACCCTGGAAAACCTGAGGTTAGAATTCTGTTAA
- the LOC133425104 gene encoding stonustoxin subunit alpha-like has translation MYPYSRQLSVDTNTVNKHIRLSDGDRTMTFVEEEQPLPDHPDHPDRFDHWNQLLAAGSVAGRCYWEVSWTGKVDVAVSYAGIRRKGEAAECVFGRNDHSWCLNVSSVHGCSVRFNNRGISIPAFSSSPVSHRVAVYVDVPAGTLSFYKVVSDGLVHLHTFSTAFTQPLYPGFGFWPGSSVSL, from the exons ATGTATCcgt ATTCCCGTCAGCTCAGCGTCGACACAAACACGGTCAACAAACACATCCGTCTGTCCGACGGAGACAGGACGATGACGTTCGTGGAGGAGGAGCAGCCGCTCCCGGATCACCCCGACCACCCGGACCGCTTCGACCACTGGAACCAGCTGCTGGCGGCCGGCAGCGTGGCGGGCCGCTGCTACTGGGAGGTGTCGTGGACGGGGAAGGTGGACGTGGCGGTGAGTTACGCCGGGATCCGGCGGAAAGGGGAAGCAGCGGAGTGCGTGTTCGGCAGGAACGACCACTCGTGGTGCCTGAACGTCTCCTCCGTCCACGGCTGCTCCGTCCGGTTCAACAACAGAGGGATCTCCATCCCCGCCTTCTCCTCGTCCCCCGTCTCCCACCGCGTAGCCGTGTACGTGGACGTCCCCGCCGggactctgtccttctacaagGTGGTGTCCGACGGCCTggtccacctccacaccttcagcACCGCCTTCACCCAACCGCTGTACCCGGGGTTCGGGTTCTGGCCCGGCTCCTCCGTGTCTCTGTAG